One genomic window of Ilyobacter polytropus DSM 2926 includes the following:
- a CDS encoding cyclic nucleotide-binding domain-containing protein, translated as MKIKNECHLDRQKVMNMLSKITLFGGFERNNLEYLLNNLSEISIEKGEIIFKEGDSPSDIYIVLEGRAEFFLNGEKFLDIEKGFSMAETAVLGIQKHVFTAIAATDMELLVLSKKKLKEIFHKNKEVFSLLILNMARELARGVALFGDNKHIYTSMEKKKIEKK; from the coding sequence ATGAAAATAAAAAATGAATGCCATCTAGATAGGCAAAAGGTAATGAATATGTTAAGTAAAATAACTCTCTTTGGGGGATTTGAAAGAAACAATCTAGAATATCTTTTGAATAACCTAAGTGAAATTTCTATAGAAAAGGGTGAAATTATATTTAAGGAAGGAGATTCTCCTAGTGATATTTATATAGTTTTAGAGGGAAGAGCAGAGTTCTTTTTAAATGGAGAAAAGTTTCTTGATATAGAAAAAGGATTTAGTATGGCCGAAACAGCAGTACTGGGAATACAAAAGCATGTTTTTACTGCCATAGCAGCTACTGATATGGAACTTTTGGTTTTATCAAAGAAAAAACTAAAGGAAATCTTTCATAAAAATAAAGAGGTTTTTAGCTTACTTATTCTGAATATGGCTAGAGAACTTGCAAGAGGAGTGGCACTTTTCGGAGATAATAAACATATTTATACTTCCATGGAAAAGAAAAAAATAGAGAAAAAATAA
- a CDS encoding putative bifunctional diguanylate cyclase/phosphodiesterase: MDVITGIEKIIIWKKTSLIRKFLLMTLIVSIQLLIAFFIFYLGGTKNSYVYLELSVIILGGFVLGPLGGALLGLTGGFFLGPVMPADTTTMLMQEKASWLFRLFFYIFTGYISGVVIEYLLNIIDRLSSITLYNPITKLPNKNYFENMTRDYYFDERIAVIKFEEYHKMIENLGIDYATDFINKISDIFVKIFNEKNKNNKEQNVFHLEEDKFAIIFSDSEMKNNFKVVYKTFYKAIKEKNVTYFPSYFIGISPRTGSNTEVLQKAEIARRSARKNLKFYEIYSPELSEQLNKNFDLSLEIPRAINNREFFLTYHPKINLKSGKVEGVEALIRWLHPEKGLIPPDAFIPYIEKTSMINTVTEWVIKTAFFEIKSMEKENINTNFSVNIPLKILENPKIIRYIEAYKRNPLSIYKLELEILERDNVENFKKTASAMKDLKKLGINFSLDDYGTGYSTLSYMQQLPFDRIKIDRMFIKDIENDESMRELVQSTIDIGHTLGMEVVAEGVETIKAVEILQNMGCDYAQGYHYAKPMTYPEFIRWYKDYNSTEKLS; this comes from the coding sequence ATGGATGTAATAACCGGAATAGAAAAGATAATAATTTGGAAAAAGACCAGTCTTATCAGAAAATTTTTACTTATGACTCTCATAGTCTCCATACAGCTCTTGATCGCTTTTTTTATATTCTATTTAGGTGGAACAAAAAATTCATATGTTTATTTAGAACTTTCAGTAATAATATTAGGTGGTTTTGTTTTAGGCCCTCTTGGAGGAGCGTTATTAGGATTAACAGGCGGATTTTTTTTAGGGCCTGTTATGCCTGCCGATACGACGACGATGCTTATGCAGGAAAAAGCAAGTTGGTTGTTTAGGCTGTTTTTTTATATATTTACTGGATATATTTCAGGAGTGGTTATAGAATATCTTTTAAATATTATCGACAGACTCAGTTCGATTACCCTCTATAACCCAATTACCAAGCTTCCCAATAAAAATTATTTTGAAAATATGACTAGAGATTACTATTTTGACGAACGCATAGCAGTTATAAAATTTGAAGAGTATCACAAAATGATAGAAAATTTGGGCATTGATTATGCAACGGATTTTATAAACAAAATATCTGATATTTTTGTAAAAATTTTTAATGAAAAAAATAAGAATAACAAGGAACAAAATGTATTCCATCTGGAAGAGGATAAATTTGCAATTATTTTTTCAGATTCAGAAATGAAGAACAATTTTAAAGTCGTTTATAAGACTTTTTATAAGGCAATAAAAGAAAAAAATGTGACTTATTTCCCCAGTTATTTTATAGGAATAAGTCCGAGAACTGGTAGTAATACAGAAGTTTTGCAGAAGGCAGAAATAGCAAGAAGGTCGGCCAGGAAAAATCTTAAGTTCTATGAAATATATTCTCCAGAATTAAGTGAACAATTAAATAAAAATTTTGATCTTTCACTGGAGATTCCCAGAGCAATAAATAATAGAGAGTTCTTTCTCACCTATCACCCTAAAATCAATCTTAAATCTGGTAAAGTGGAAGGAGTCGAAGCTCTTATAAGGTGGCTTCATCCAGAAAAAGGATTAATTCCTCCTGATGCTTTTATACCTTATATAGAAAAGACATCAATGATCAATACAGTTACAGAATGGGTGATAAAAACTGCTTTTTTTGAAATTAAAAGTATGGAGAAAGAAAATATAAATACCAATTTTTCTGTGAATATCCCTTTAAAAATTCTTGAAAATCCCAAAATTATAAGATATATAGAAGCATACAAAAGAAATCCCCTTTCTATTTATAAATTGGAATTGGAAATTTTGGAGAGGGATAATGTAGAGAATTTTAAAAAAACAGCCTCTGCCATGAAAGATTTAAAAAAATTAGGGATTAATTTTTCTCTAGATGACTATGGGACAGGTTACTCTACTTTGTCTTATATGCAGCAGCTTCCTTTTGATAGGATAAAGATAGACAGGATGTTTATAAAAGATATAGAAAATGATGAAAGTATGAGAGAACTTGTCCAGTCAACTATTGATATTGGACACACCTTGGGAATGGAGGTTGTAGCAGAAGGAGTGGAGACCATAAAAGCAGTAGAAATACTTCAGAATATGGGATGTGACTATGCTCAGGGATATCACTATGCCAAACCCATGACTTATCCTGAATTTATAAGATGGTATAAAGATTATAATTCTACTGAAAAATTATCCTAA
- a CDS encoding DUF805 domain-containing protein, with product MKWYLKAFKNYAVFNGRARRKEYWYFVLFNIIFSILLTAVDSFAGTLDANGSGLLSSIYALVVFLPSIAVAVRRLHDVDKSAWWMLIGIVPVIGVIILFIFMVKEGDPYQNRYGINPKLY from the coding sequence ATGAAGTGGTATTTAAAAGCATTTAAAAATTATGCTGTTTTTAACGGAAGAGCCAGAAGAAAAGAGTATTGGTACTTTGTACTGTTTAATATAATATTTAGTATTCTTTTGACAGCTGTAGACTCTTTTGCCGGCACTCTCGATGCCAACGGAAGCGGACTTTTAAGTAGTATCTACGCTTTAGTTGTATTTCTTCCTAGTATTGCAGTGGCGGTGAGGAGACTTCATGATGTGGATAAGTCGGCGTGGTGGATGCTTATAGGCATAGTCCCGGTTATAGGGGTTATAATTCTATTTATATTTATGGTCAAAGAGGGAGACCCTTACCAAAACAGGTACGGAATCAACCCTAAACTATATTAG
- a CDS encoding bifunctional diguanylate cyclase/phosphodiesterase — translation MYLVIILSSFFFGAIGGTLFGITGGLILGPYMPLNTATMEMQLPYNYLYRIFFFTVVGILSGFISHYLISVLKRVEKSSFYSQITGMPNRKYFENMDFDESLSPTLILIELKNYHKAAEDFGYNFYTDMITAFNQSFKQFMKNNDLMELFHFDTGTFAVLLYKTDPKKYIDLFLDFLKNPLKIREIDFYTSATIGVSTYGGNTLKFIREAYFAKDLAAKNLKHYLIFTPEMERESSANFNLVNDIPKALSRNEFFLCYQPKIDLFTNQVSSIEALIRWNHPRLGLVPPNDFIEYIETTTFIDDITRWVIKKSLDSIILMEKINIQMDIAVNVPLKLLEHEKFFDFLSDLKSSGKPINKIQFEIIERDLVKDFEATSSLILKYKDLGIRFALDDFGTGYSTLSYLQQLPLDKIKIDRLFIKNLKTDKKDSDIVKSSIDIAHILNLKVVAEGVEDRKSLDILKKMGCDFAQGYYFTKPVVYEKFIDWYKNYTENHQ, via the coding sequence ATGTATCTTGTGATAATTTTAAGTTCATTTTTTTTCGGAGCCATAGGGGGAACTTTATTTGGTATAACTGGTGGTCTGATCTTAGGGCCCTATATGCCACTTAATACTGCTACGATGGAGATGCAGCTTCCCTATAATTATCTCTATAGGATATTTTTCTTTACGGTGGTAGGTATTTTGTCTGGGTTTATCTCTCACTATCTAATAAGTGTTTTGAAGAGAGTTGAAAAAAGTTCTTTCTATAGCCAGATAACAGGTATGCCGAATAGAAAATATTTTGAAAATATGGATTTTGATGAATCTCTTTCGCCCACACTTATCTTGATAGAGCTTAAAAATTATCATAAGGCTGCCGAAGATTTTGGATATAATTTTTATACAGATATGATCACAGCTTTTAATCAATCTTTTAAACAGTTTATGAAAAATAATGATTTAATGGAGTTATTTCATTTTGATACAGGTACTTTTGCAGTTTTACTTTACAAGACAGACCCTAAAAAGTATATAGATCTTTTTCTTGATTTTTTAAAAAACCCTTTGAAAATTAGAGAGATTGATTTTTATACATCTGCAACTATAGGAGTTTCTACTTATGGTGGGAACACCTTGAAATTCATCAGAGAAGCTTATTTTGCAAAGGATCTAGCAGCAAAAAACTTAAAACATTATCTAATATTTACTCCAGAAATGGAAAGGGAGTCTTCTGCAAACTTTAACCTTGTAAATGATATTCCTAAGGCTTTAAGCAGGAATGAATTTTTTCTATGCTATCAGCCTAAGATAGATCTTTTCACAAACCAAGTAAGCAGTATAGAGGCTCTGATCAGATGGAATCATCCAAGACTTGGCCTAGTTCCTCCAAATGATTTTATAGAGTATATAGAAACAACAACTTTTATAGATGATATTACCAGATGGGTTATAAAGAAGTCTTTGGATTCTATTATCCTCATGGAAAAAATAAATATCCAGATGGATATAGCAGTTAATGTACCTCTCAAACTTCTTGAGCATGAAAAGTTTTTTGACTTTCTTTCTGACTTGAAATCTTCTGGAAAACCAATCAATAAAATTCAGTTTGAGATAATAGAGAGGGATCTTGTTAAGGATTTTGAAGCTACATCCTCACTCATATTGAAATATAAAGATCTTGGAATTCGTTTTGCACTAGATGACTTTGGCACAGGATATTCTACACTGTCATACCTTCAGCAGCTTCCGTTAGACAAGATAAAAATAGACAGGCTCTTTATAAAGAATCTTAAAACAGACAAAAAGGACAGTGATATAGTAAAATCTTCCATCGACATTGCACATATTTTAAATCTAAAAGTTGTGGCTGAAGGGGTAGAGGACAGAAAATCTCTTGATATTTTGAAAAAAATGGGATGTGATTTTGCTCAAGGATACTATTTTACTAAGCCCGTTGTATACGAGAAATTTATAGACTGGTATAAAAATTATACTGAAAATCATCAATAA
- a CDS encoding TIGR01212 family radical SAM protein (This family includes YhcC from E. coli K-12, an uncharacterized radical SAM protein.), whose protein sequence is MWDNKRFHTLNYELKKKFGEKIYKVSLDGGFTCPNRDGTLGNKGCIFCSDKGSGEFAGDRRKSIGDQIDDQLKLIEKKFPKGKVIAYFQNFTNTYASIEKLRKIYTEALSHPRVSGLAIATRPDCIPEEVLDLLEELGKENFIWIELGLQTIHEKTSELINRGYSLEQFIISVENLLEKKIPFVTHLILGLPGESKTDILNSVRFVNKSKSWGIKLHLLHIIKETPLHEYYKTNSFPLMEKENYIELVVEILEILNPEMTVHRITGDGTRDTLIGPLWSLDKRSILNGVDKLLKEKNSYQGKFYTEY, encoded by the coding sequence ATGTGGGATAATAAAAGATTTCATACACTTAATTATGAATTGAAAAAAAAATTCGGAGAAAAAATATATAAAGTATCCTTAGACGGGGGATTCACATGCCCAAACAGGGACGGGACTTTAGGCAATAAAGGATGTATATTTTGCAGTGACAAAGGAAGCGGGGAGTTTGCAGGTGACAGAAGAAAGAGTATAGGGGATCAGATAGATGACCAGTTGAAACTCATAGAAAAAAAGTTTCCCAAGGGGAAGGTAATTGCCTATTTTCAGAATTTTACAAATACCTATGCCTCTATAGAAAAACTGAGAAAAATATATACAGAAGCTTTGTCCCATCCTAGAGTATCAGGCCTTGCCATAGCAACAAGACCAGACTGCATTCCAGAGGAAGTTTTAGATCTTTTAGAGGAGCTAGGGAAGGAAAACTTTATCTGGATAGAACTAGGTCTTCAGACAATCCATGAAAAAACTTCAGAACTGATCAATAGGGGATATTCTTTAGAGCAGTTCATAATATCTGTTGAAAATCTCCTAGAAAAGAAAATACCCTTTGTAACACATTTGATCTTAGGACTTCCTGGAGAATCAAAAACAGATATTTTAAACAGTGTCAGATTTGTAAATAAATCAAAAAGTTGGGGTATAAAACTTCATCTATTACACATTATAAAAGAGACACCCCTCCATGAATATTACAAAACAAATTCCTTTCCTCTAATGGAGAAAGAAAATTATATAGAATTGGTAGTTGAAATATTAGAAATACTGAACCCAGAGATGACTGTACACAGGATAACAGGAGATGGTACCAGAGATACACTTATTGGACCTTTATGGAGTTTGGATAAGAGGTCTATATTAAATGGTGTGGACAAACTTTTAAAGGAAAAAAACTCCTATCAGGGTAAATTTTATACAGAATATTAA
- a CDS encoding HTH domain-containing protein, producing the protein MELKNEVLELLKKSEPLKAGEIAEKLNADKKDVDKVIKALKKENAVVSPKRCFYSVDK; encoded by the coding sequence ATGGAATTAAAAAACGAGGTTTTAGAACTTTTAAAAAAATCAGAACCACTGAAGGCTGGTGAAATAGCTGAAAAATTAAATGCAGATAAAAAAGATGTTGATAAAGTCATAAAAGCCTTAAAAAAAGAAAACGCTGTTGTTTCTCCAAAAAGATGCTTTTATTCTGTAGATAAATAG
- a CDS encoding flavodoxin family protein: MKVIAINGSPKKDGNTYHALNMVINELKNEGIETEILHIGNKAIRGCTACGACIKNKNEKCIIDDEVNEAIQKIKEADGLLLGSPVHYSAIGGTMKSFLDRVFYVAGVNGSLFRHKVGAAVVAVRRSGGLPTFDQLNNFLNYSEMIIPTSNYWNVIHGTTPGEALKDEEGVQIMRILGKNMAWALKLVENGKDKVKAPEKEAKQFMHFIR, encoded by the coding sequence ATGAAAGTAATCGCTATAAACGGAAGTCCTAAAAAAGACGGAAATACATACCACGCACTGAATATGGTCATCAACGAGCTAAAAAACGAGGGGATAGAAACTGAGATACTACACATAGGTAATAAAGCCATAAGAGGCTGTACAGCTTGTGGAGCATGTATAAAAAATAAAAATGAAAAATGTATTATTGACGACGAGGTAAATGAGGCCATCCAAAAGATCAAGGAAGCAGACGGGCTGTTATTGGGGTCCCCGGTACATTATTCTGCTATAGGAGGGACTATGAAGTCTTTCTTAGACCGAGTTTTCTACGTGGCAGGAGTCAATGGAAGTCTGTTCCGTCATAAGGTTGGAGCAGCTGTTGTAGCAGTCAGACGTTCTGGAGGTCTGCCTACCTTTGATCAGCTGAATAACTTTTTAAACTATTCTGAGATGATTATTCCTACATCTAATTATTGGAATGTGATACACGGAACAACTCCAGGAGAGGCCCTAAAAGATGAAGAGGGTGTACAGATAATGAGAATCCTCGGGAAGAATATGGCTTGGGCACTAAAGCTTGTAGAGAATGGCAAGGATAAGGTAAAGGCCCCTGAAAAAGAGGCTAAACAGTTTATGCACTTTATAAGATAG
- a CDS encoding winged helix-turn-helix transcriptional regulator produces the protein MLTVDDKNYICSLDYAMSIIKGKWKSVIICHLNRSSTRFLELQRQLPGVSQKVLTENLKELEADKIIKKIVFPEVPPRVEYELTETGYKLFEIITLLETWGKEYIKEFKINNSPN, from the coding sequence ATGTTAACCGTTGATGACAAAAATTACATCTGTTCATTGGATTATGCCATGAGTATAATAAAAGGCAAATGGAAATCCGTTATAATCTGTCATCTAAACCGATCATCAACTAGGTTTTTAGAGCTTCAGAGACAGCTCCCTGGAGTGAGCCAGAAAGTTCTCACAGAAAATCTAAAAGAACTTGAAGCTGACAAAATAATTAAAAAAATTGTCTTTCCAGAGGTTCCTCCAAGAGTAGAGTACGAGCTCACAGAGACAGGTTATAAGCTTTTTGAAATAATTACTCTGCTGGAAACCTGGGGGAAGGAATATATAAAAGAATTCAAAATCAATAATTCTCCTAATTAA
- a CDS encoding epoxyqueuosine reductase QueH produces the protein MKINYQKELEQILEKIKKSEKKPKLLLHSCCAPCSSYVLEYLSEYFDITVNFYNPNITFEKEYQKRLEEQKIFNRDIAVKNKINLIEGRYDVEEFFKCIEGLEDSKEGGERCFRCYALRLEDTAKKAKEKGFDYFSTVLSISPLKNSQKINEIGKELQEKYKVKFLIGDFKKKNGYKRSVELSKNHDLYRQDYCGCVFSKLERETK, from the coding sequence ATGAAAATTAATTATCAGAAAGAGTTAGAACAAATATTGGAAAAAATAAAGAAATCTGAAAAAAAGCCTAAGCTTCTTTTACATTCATGCTGTGCTCCATGCAGCTCGTATGTCCTTGAGTACCTTAGTGAGTATTTTGATATCACTGTAAATTTTTATAACCCAAATATAACCTTTGAAAAAGAATACCAAAAGAGGCTAGAGGAACAGAAAATTTTCAACAGAGATATAGCGGTAAAGAATAAGATTAACCTTATAGAGGGAAGGTATGATGTAGAGGAGTTCTTTAAATGTATAGAGGGTCTAGAGGATTCTAAAGAAGGAGGGGAGAGATGTTTCAGATGCTATGCTCTAAGGCTTGAAGATACTGCAAAAAAAGCCAAGGAAAAGGGATTTGATTATTTTTCTACTGTGCTCTCAATAAGTCCACTGAAAAATTCTCAGAAAATAAATGAAATAGGAAAAGAGCTACAGGAGAAATATAAAGTAAAATTCCTTATAGGAGATTTTAAAAAGAAAAATGGTTATAAAAGGTCTGTAGAACTGTCTAAAAATCATGACCTTTATAGACAGGATTACTGTGGTTGCGTTTTTTCCAAATTAGAGAGAGAAACTAAATAA
- a CDS encoding NUDIX hydrolase has protein sequence MKFKHIDKKVVYKNDHFEISQEKLILPGGKEVWWSFIEGVDAVGILALTDDNKVILVKQYRPAVQDFVLEIPAGLIEPGESPEETAYRELEEEAGYRAESMEKIYEYYSSPGISKSKTHIFLAKSLVKTKQSLDDDEFLEIIEASFEEVQTLSLVDGKSILAIKHLEILGTPSLREK, from the coding sequence ATGAAGTTCAAGCATATAGATAAAAAAGTAGTCTACAAGAATGATCACTTTGAAATATCCCAGGAAAAGTTGATACTTCCAGGAGGAAAAGAGGTATGGTGGAGTTTTATAGAGGGAGTAGATGCTGTTGGGATACTTGCTCTTACAGATGACAACAAGGTTATCCTGGTAAAGCAGTACAGACCAGCGGTACAGGATTTTGTATTAGAGATACCTGCCGGACTTATAGAACCTGGAGAGTCTCCAGAAGAAACTGCATACAGAGAACTAGAGGAAGAAGCCGGGTACAGGGCAGAAAGTATGGAGAAAATATATGAATATTACTCCAGTCCAGGTATATCAAAGTCTAAAACACATATCTTCCTGGCAAAATCTTTGGTAAAGACAAAGCAGTCCTTGGATGATGATGAATTTTTAGAGATTATAGAGGCTTCTTTTGAAGAAGTACAAACTCTAAGCCTAGTAGATGGAAAATCAATACTTGCAATAAAGCATCTTGAGATATTAGGGACTCCTTCTCTACGTGAAAAGTAA
- a CDS encoding TrmH family RNA methyltransferase, with the protein MEFIKSKENKLYKTIKKLKTRKYREKEKLFIAEGHKFLDFKEIPKAIILRDGDDRYQDKVEEFVCPKYIFSESLFNEISSQENSQGIILIYPMKESSIASIGDNIVILDRIQDPGNLGTIIRVSDAAGYKDIVLLKGSVDVYNEKTVRSSMGSLFNMNFIYMEEDELIKFMAEKNYKSTATALREDAVSYTDIIPGSKNAIIFGNEGQGVSERLIEVSDSKVIIPIYGSAESLNVAVATGIVLYKFRELLV; encoded by the coding sequence TTGGAATTTATAAAAAGTAAAGAGAATAAACTCTATAAAACAATAAAAAAGTTAAAAACCAGAAAATACAGAGAAAAAGAAAAGCTCTTTATTGCAGAGGGTCATAAGTTTTTGGATTTTAAAGAAATTCCTAAGGCGATAATCTTAAGAGACGGTGACGATAGATACCAGGACAAGGTAGAAGAATTTGTATGTCCAAAATATATTTTCTCTGAATCACTTTTTAATGAAATAAGCTCTCAGGAAAATTCTCAGGGGATAATTCTAATTTACCCTATGAAAGAATCCTCTATAGCGAGTATAGGTGATAACATAGTAATCCTTGACAGAATTCAGGATCCAGGAAATCTAGGGACAATAATAAGAGTATCTGATGCAGCTGGATACAAAGATATAGTCCTTTTAAAGGGTAGTGTAGATGTATATAACGAAAAAACAGTGAGAAGCAGCATGGGATCTCTCTTTAACATGAACTTTATCTATATGGAAGAAGACGAGCTTATAAAATTTATGGCTGAAAAAAATTATAAGTCCACTGCAACTGCCTTAAGAGAGGATGCAGTATCATATACTGATATCATTCCAGGTTCAAAAAATGCCATAATATTCGGAAACGAGGGGCAGGGTGTGTCAGAGAGACTAATAGAAGTCAGTGATAGTAAGGTAATAATACCTATATACGGCTCTGCTGAATCTCTAAATGTGGCAGTGGCTACGGGTATTGTTCTTTATAAGTTCAGAGAACTTTTGGTTTAG
- the ybaK gene encoding Cys-tRNA(Pro) deacylase has product MKKTNAMRLLDSKKYKYKTAEYPVDENDLSAVSAAAKTGEDIRRIFKTLVLLGDKSGYLVACIPGERELDLKTLAKTSKNKKVEMIPMKDLEKITGYIRGGCSPLGMKKKYPTYIDESAMKFSSILISGGRRGVQIELEPEKLAEVLDAEVTSISFI; this is encoded by the coding sequence ATGAAAAAAACAAATGCGATGCGTTTATTAGATAGTAAAAAATATAAATATAAAACAGCAGAATATCCTGTAGATGAAAATGATCTTAGTGCAGTATCGGCAGCAGCAAAGACAGGAGAGGATATAAGAAGAATTTTTAAGACTCTTGTGCTTTTAGGAGATAAAAGCGGTTACCTTGTGGCGTGTATTCCAGGAGAGAGAGAGCTAGATCTTAAAACCCTAGCAAAGACAAGTAAAAATAAAAAAGTAGAGATGATCCCTATGAAGGATTTGGAAAAAATAACAGGATATATAAGAGGAGGCTGTTCTCCTCTTGGGATGAAGAAAAAGTATCCTACCTATATAGATGAAAGTGCAATGAAATTTTCATCTATACTAATAAGTGGCGGTAGGAGAGGGGTGCAGATAGAGTTAGAGCCGGAAAAGCTGGCTGAAGTCCTAGATGCAGAGGTTACCTCAATATCTTTTATTTGA
- a CDS encoding phytoene desaturase family protein — MEKIIIIGAGPGGLSAGMLLASKGYDVNIFEKQNHIGGRNSRLSVGEFSFDLGPTFFLMKNILEEIFTETGRKLEDYVNLMEINPMYRLKFSEKKEFYPYSMGNDEKMKEEIDRVFPGEHKNYLQYIEREEKKFQKLLPCLQVPYDNFLDFLKPNFLKSLPYLDAHKSIYNVLSDYFTDEDLKLSFTFQAKYIGMSPWEAPGTFSIISYLEHKFGVYHVEGGLNRLSSAMGKVIEEEGGKISLSTSVKEILFDDTKAIGVLLEDGEKIFGDHIIMNADFAYGIKNLVPAPIKSKYSDNKLKSKKYSCSTFMIYLGLNKIYNTLPHHNIIFAEDYKRNVEEMSHRKILSDDFSFYVQNASVTDSTLAPEGKSALYILVPVPNNKSSIDWEKEKTDYKNKVLDAMEKKGNFKNIRESIEVEKIITPKDWETERDVYLGATFNLGHQVSQMLVFRPHNKLEGYKNFYIVGGGTHPGSGLPTIYESGRIVSKIILKEE, encoded by the coding sequence ATGGAAAAAATTATTATTATAGGAGCCGGACCCGGAGGACTTTCTGCTGGTATGCTTCTGGCGTCTAAAGGATATGATGTAAATATATTTGAAAAACAAAATCATATAGGGGGAAGGAACTCCCGTCTGAGCGTAGGTGAGTTTTCATTTGATCTAGGGCCTACCTTTTTCCTAATGAAGAATATATTAGAGGAGATATTTACTGAAACTGGTAGAAAACTCGAAGATTATGTGAATCTTATGGAGATAAATCCCATGTATAGACTTAAGTTTTCAGAAAAAAAAGAGTTTTATCCTTATTCCATGGGCAATGATGAAAAAATGAAAGAGGAGATAGACCGAGTCTTTCCAGGAGAACATAAAAATTATTTGCAGTATATAGAGCGAGAGGAGAAAAAGTTTCAGAAACTTCTTCCCTGTCTTCAGGTGCCCTACGACAATTTTTTAGATTTTTTAAAGCCTAATTTTCTCAAAAGCCTGCCCTATCTTGATGCGCACAAATCAATATATAATGTTCTCAGTGATTACTTCACCGATGAAGATTTAAAACTTTCCTTTACATTTCAGGCAAAATATATAGGAATGTCTCCTTGGGAGGCACCGGGAACTTTCAGTATAATATCCTATCTTGAGCATAAATTTGGCGTATACCATGTAGAGGGAGGACTAAACAGACTTTCTAGCGCCATGGGAAAAGTTATAGAGGAAGAAGGTGGTAAAATATCACTCTCTACTTCGGTAAAGGAGATCCTTTTTGATGACACAAAGGCTATAGGGGTTCTGCTAGAAGATGGTGAAAAAATCTTTGGAGATCATATTATTATGAATGCAGACTTTGCCTACGGGATAAAGAATCTTGTTCCAGCACCCATTAAAAGCAAGTACAGTGATAATAAATTAAAAAGTAAGAAATATTCATGCTCTACATTTATGATTTATCTGGGCTTAAATAAAATTTACAACACACTACCCCATCATAATATCATCTTTGCAGAGGATTATAAGAGAAATGTAGAAGAAATGTCCCATAGAAAAATACTTTCAGATGATTTTTCTTTTTATGTTCAGAACGCATCTGTAACTGATTCTACCCTAGCACCTGAAGGAAAATCGGCTCTGTATATTCTGGTACCAGTTCCAAATAATAAATCATCTATTGACTGGGAAAAGGAAAAGACAGATTATAAAAATAAGGTCTTAGATGCCATGGAGAAAAAAGGTAATTTTAAGAATATAAGAGAGAGTATAGAGGTGGAAAAAATCATTACACCTAAGGACTGGGAGACTGAAAGAGACGTCTACCTTGGTGCTACTTTTAACCTCGGACATCAGGTGTCTCAGATGCTTGTGTTTAGGCCTCACAATAAATTAGAGGGATATAAAAATTTTTACATAGTTGGAGGAGGGACACATCCTGGAAGCGGACTTCCTACCATATATGAATCTGGAAGAATTGTTTCCAAAATTATTTTAAAGGAGGAATAA